A single region of the Polymorphum gilvum SL003B-26A1 genome encodes:
- the cobT gene encoding nicotinate-nucleotide--dimethylbenzimidazole phosphoribosyltransferase, which yields MSLSPSALPFDDIRNLVRAMPGPDEAAVEAVRARDRQLTKPAGSLGRLEELAEWLAAWSGNPVPKVTRPLVAIFATNHGVAARGVSAFPAEVTRQMVENFAAGGAAINQICAANDLGLKIFDLALDMPTPCITEEDALDEANCAATMAYGMEAIAGGTDLLCLGEMGIANTTVAAAVLNGLFGGAAADWVGPGTGVDGAGLERKRQAVELAISRLGSAAADPLEVLRKVGGREIAAMAGAILAARLQRTPVIVDGFVATAAAAVLYRMDESALDHCLFGHVSAEPAHRRALGRMGKTALLDLGMRLGEGTGAALAAGLVKAAAQVHAGMATFATAGVSEKSAD from the coding sequence ATGTCCCTGTCGCCTTCCGCCCTGCCCTTCGACGACATCCGCAACCTGGTGCGTGCGATGCCGGGACCGGACGAGGCTGCGGTCGAGGCCGTGCGTGCGCGCGACCGGCAGCTGACCAAGCCGGCCGGATCGCTCGGGCGCCTCGAGGAGCTCGCGGAATGGCTGGCGGCCTGGTCGGGCAACCCGGTGCCGAAGGTGACCCGCCCGCTGGTCGCCATCTTCGCGACGAACCACGGCGTCGCGGCCAGGGGCGTGTCGGCCTTCCCGGCCGAGGTGACCCGCCAGATGGTCGAGAATTTCGCCGCCGGTGGCGCAGCGATCAACCAGATCTGCGCCGCCAACGACCTCGGGCTGAAGATCTTCGATCTCGCCCTCGACATGCCGACGCCCTGCATCACCGAGGAGGACGCGCTCGACGAGGCCAATTGCGCGGCGACCATGGCCTACGGCATGGAGGCGATTGCCGGCGGCACCGATCTGCTATGCCTCGGCGAGATGGGCATCGCCAACACGACGGTGGCTGCTGCCGTGCTGAACGGCCTGTTCGGCGGTGCGGCCGCGGACTGGGTCGGACCCGGTACCGGCGTCGACGGTGCGGGCCTAGAGCGCAAGCGCCAGGCGGTCGAACTGGCGATCTCCCGCCTCGGTTCGGCGGCCGCAGATCCGCTCGAGGTGCTGCGCAAGGTCGGCGGGCGCGAGATTGCCGCCATGGCCGGCGCGATCCTCGCCGCGCGCCTGCAGCGCACGCCGGTTATCGTCGACGGCTTCGTCGCCACGGCGGCGGCGGCGGTGCTTTACAGGATGGACGAGAGCGCCCTTGACCATTGCCTGTTCGGTCATGTGTCGGCCGAGCCGGCGCATCGCCGCGCGCTCGGCCGGATGGGCAAGACGGCCCTGCTCGATCTCGGCATGCGCCTCGGCGAGGGCACGGGGGCGGCGCTGGCGGCCGGCCTCGTCAAGGCGGCGGCACAAGTGCATGCGGGCATGGCGACCTTCGCTACTGCTGGCGTCTCGGAGAAGTCGGCAGACTGA
- a CDS encoding alpha/beta hydrolase, whose amino-acid sequence MPAPAPPLPVADTRRPLRGAVLVLLMGCVVLAGCAARPDVGALKVSDQPAAGATEHTILIATTRARADAPDTYFSGERGKRRDFARATISVPPAHKPGRVEWPSVLPGDPSRHFVAREAGYLDDGDSFRRAVNAALADRPAHERDVFVFIHGYNTLFAEGLYRFAQVVHDSGFTGVPVLFTWASRGNVTDYVYDLNSATVARDALEHTLAELMRSDARRIHIMAHSMGTWLLMETARQIPSGDLTRSADRIGQVVLAAPDIDIDVFKAQMRRIGKPPRPYMILLSKDDRALSLSSRIAGGKARVGGYENDRELAELGAVVVDLTDLDGPDATNHTKFTAIGAIAPQLQSVLAAQGLDPGEAQPATGLADAGRDLGSFVRSTAQIAVTLPVTLLTIPVALAGAAE is encoded by the coding sequence TTGCCCGCGCCCGCCCCTCCCCTGCCCGTCGCCGACACCCGCCGACCTCTCCGCGGCGCGGTGCTGGTGCTGCTTATGGGCTGCGTGGTCCTCGCCGGCTGTGCCGCGCGACCCGACGTCGGTGCGCTCAAGGTGTCCGACCAGCCGGCCGCCGGCGCGACGGAACACACGATCCTGATCGCGACCACGCGGGCGCGCGCCGATGCGCCGGACACCTATTTCAGCGGCGAGCGCGGCAAGCGGCGCGACTTCGCCCGGGCGACGATCTCCGTACCGCCGGCCCACAAGCCGGGCCGGGTCGAATGGCCGTCCGTCCTGCCCGGCGACCCGAGCCGGCATTTCGTCGCCCGCGAAGCCGGCTATCTCGACGACGGCGACTCCTTCCGCCGGGCCGTCAATGCCGCCCTGGCGGACCGGCCGGCGCACGAGCGCGACGTCTTCGTCTTCATCCACGGCTACAACACGCTGTTTGCCGAAGGCCTCTACCGCTTCGCCCAGGTCGTGCACGATTCCGGCTTCACGGGCGTACCGGTGCTCTTCACCTGGGCCTCGCGCGGCAACGTCACCGACTACGTCTACGACCTCAACAGCGCCACGGTCGCCCGCGACGCGCTTGAGCACACGCTGGCCGAACTGATGCGCAGCGACGCGCGGCGGATCCACATCATGGCCCATTCGATGGGCACCTGGCTGCTGATGGAAACCGCGCGCCAGATCCCGTCCGGCGACCTCACCCGCAGTGCCGACCGCATCGGCCAGGTCGTGCTGGCCGCGCCCGACATCGACATCGACGTGTTCAAGGCCCAGATGCGGCGCATCGGCAAGCCGCCAAGGCCCTACATGATCCTGTTGTCGAAGGACGACCGGGCGCTCAGCCTGTCGAGCCGGATCGCCGGCGGCAAGGCGCGTGTCGGCGGCTACGAGAACGACAGGGAACTGGCCGAGCTCGGTGCCGTGGTTGTCGACCTGACCGATCTCGACGGGCCTGATGCCACCAACCACACCAAATTCACCGCGATCGGCGCGATCGCGCCGCAACTCCAGTCGGTGCTCGCAGCCCAGGGCCTCGACCCGGGCGAGGCCCAACCCGCCACCGGCCTCGCCGACGCCGGCCGCGACCTCGGCAGCTTCGTGCGCAGCACGGCGCAGATCGCCGTCACCCTGCCGGTGACGCTGCTGACGATCCCGGTCGCGCTCGCCGGCGCGGCAGAATGA
- a CDS encoding PhnD/SsuA/transferrin family substrate-binding protein: protein MLTGPAEYVVIKQLTDAQIVVGWQRPDYFAQVVTLADGKIKTVEDLRGKIVTFGSVGSTSQHLGPAQALADLGLTLGTDYDGQIVSRNTAVEALIRGDIAAIGMNFTHMQKIRETYPDVAFTVIARGRDLPNDILVAKRNLDPEIVDQIRKVFVTRGADLMAAVLKGDDNQKFKGGHFLTEIDDSDYDYVRSMYRTIGVDTFGQFVGD, encoded by the coding sequence GTGCTGACCGGTCCGGCCGAATACGTGGTGATCAAGCAACTGACCGACGCCCAGATCGTTGTCGGCTGGCAGCGCCCGGACTACTTCGCCCAGGTCGTCACCCTGGCCGACGGCAAGATCAAGACCGTCGAGGATCTGAGGGGCAAGATCGTGACCTTCGGCTCGGTCGGCTCGACCTCGCAGCATCTCGGCCCCGCTCAGGCGCTGGCCGATCTCGGCCTGACGCTCGGGACCGACTATGACGGGCAGATCGTCTCCCGCAACACGGCCGTCGAGGCCCTGATTCGCGGCGACATCGCCGCCATCGGCATGAACTTCACCCACATGCAGAAGATCCGCGAAACCTATCCGGATGTGGCCTTCACCGTGATCGCCCGCGGTCGCGACCTGCCGAACGACATCCTGGTCGCCAAGCGGAACCTCGATCCGGAAATCGTCGACCAGATCCGCAAGGTTTTCGTGACCAGGGGGGCCGATCTGATGGCCGCTGTCCTCAAGGGCGACGACAATCAGAAGTTCAAGGGCGGTCACTTCCTCACGGAGATCGACGACAGCGACTACGACTACGTCCGCTCCATGTACCGCACGATCGGCGTCGACACCTTCGGGCAGTTCGTTGGTGACTGA
- the dusA gene encoding tRNA dihydrouridine(20/20a) synthase DusA: MSDQKSDHRTHRFAVAPMMDWTDRHCRAFHRQFTHRALLYTEMVTTGAVLHGDRERLLGFSAVEHPLACQLGGAEPADLAQAARIVEAFGYDEVNLNVGCPSDRVQSGRFGACLMHEPQLVGDCVAAMKAAVAIPVTVKCRIGVDDQDAEIALDTLADAVVAAGVDGLWVHARKAWLQGLSPKENRDVPPLDYGRVIRLKRRLPDLFVGVNGGIADLDQAETLLADLDGVMLGRAAYHDPGLLGAVDRRLYGDEAPDRTPVEAVEAFLPYVADRLAEGVRLSHMTRHMLGAFHGRPGARAFRRILTVEAVRPGAGIEVVHRALDAVRAGAEVRAGHAA; the protein is encoded by the coding sequence ATGTCGGACCAGAAGTCGGACCACAGAACGCACCGTTTCGCCGTAGCCCCAATGATGGACTGGACGGATCGGCATTGCCGCGCCTTCCATCGACAGTTCACGCACCGGGCGCTGCTCTATACGGAGATGGTGACGACCGGTGCCGTGCTGCACGGCGACCGCGAGCGACTGCTGGGTTTCTCGGCGGTCGAACATCCGCTCGCCTGCCAGCTCGGTGGCGCGGAGCCGGCGGATCTGGCGCAAGCCGCGAGGATCGTCGAAGCCTTCGGCTACGACGAGGTCAACCTCAACGTCGGCTGCCCGTCCGACCGGGTACAGTCGGGCCGCTTCGGCGCCTGCCTGATGCACGAGCCGCAACTGGTCGGCGACTGCGTTGCGGCGATGAAGGCGGCGGTCGCGATCCCCGTCACCGTGAAGTGCCGCATCGGGGTCGACGACCAGGATGCGGAAATCGCGCTCGACACGCTCGCCGACGCCGTCGTCGCCGCCGGCGTCGACGGCCTGTGGGTGCATGCCCGCAAGGCCTGGCTGCAGGGCCTGAGCCCGAAGGAGAACCGCGACGTCCCGCCGCTCGACTACGGCCGCGTGATCCGCCTGAAACGGCGCCTGCCGGACCTGTTCGTCGGCGTCAACGGCGGCATCGCCGACCTCGACCAGGCCGAGACGCTGCTGGCCGACCTCGACGGCGTCATGCTCGGCCGCGCCGCCTATCACGATCCCGGGCTGCTCGGCGCGGTCGACCGGCGCCTCTACGGGGACGAGGCGCCCGACCGCACCCCGGTCGAGGCGGTCGAGGCCTTCCTGCCCTATGTCGCCGACCGCCTCGCCGAGGGCGTGCGGCTGTCGCACATGACCCGCCACATGCTCGGCGCCTTCCACGGCCGGCCGGGCGCGCGCGCCTTCCGTCGCATCCTCACCGTCGAGGCGGTCCGCCCCGGTGCCGGCATCGAGGTCGTCCACCGCGCGCTCGACGCCGTGCGGGCCGGCGCCGAGGTCCGCGCCGGCCATGCCGCCTGA
- a CDS encoding retropepsin-like aspartic protease family protein, producing the protein MGTPRQIYGIALAVLVLVMIAAGLAFLFDFPGEAESFDMDSSGPRLIALSALSFVFMASLLFGTPRVREILRATVFWGGLMLVLLVGYAYRGDLVQGGYRVLGALAPGLAVEQPDGSVMVVRNASGHFHLDATVNGAGVRFLVDTGASAVVLTQADARAAGIAPESLSYSIPVTTANGRTLVAPARIDTIAVGPVRLTDVRAFVARPGSLETSLFGMSALGRLSGYRVEGDRLILTP; encoded by the coding sequence ATGGGCACGCCCCGGCAGATCTACGGCATCGCGCTCGCGGTGCTGGTGCTGGTCATGATCGCGGCCGGCCTTGCCTTCCTGTTCGACTTCCCCGGCGAGGCGGAGTCCTTCGACATGGACAGCAGCGGTCCGCGCCTTATCGCCCTGTCCGCGCTCAGCTTCGTGTTCATGGCGAGCCTGCTGTTTGGCACGCCGCGGGTGCGTGAGATCCTGCGCGCCACCGTCTTCTGGGGCGGCCTGATGCTGGTTCTGCTCGTCGGCTACGCCTATCGCGGCGACCTCGTCCAGGGCGGCTACCGCGTGCTCGGCGCCCTCGCCCCCGGCCTGGCGGTCGAGCAGCCGGACGGCAGCGTCATGGTGGTGCGCAACGCCAGCGGCCACTTCCATCTCGACGCCACCGTCAACGGTGCCGGCGTCCGCTTCCTGGTCGACACCGGCGCCTCGGCGGTCGTGCTGACCCAGGCGGACGCGCGCGCGGCCGGGATCGCGCCGGAAAGCCTCAGCTATTCCATCCCGGTGACGACCGCCAACGGCCGCACCCTGGTCGCGCCCGCGCGAATCGACACGATCGCCGTCGGCCCGGTGCGGCTTACCGACGTGCGCGCCTTCGTGGCCCGGCCGGGCAGCCTGGAGACCAGCCTGTTCGGCATGAGCGCACTTGGCCGGCTGTCCGGCTACCGCGTCGAGGGCGACCGGCTGATCCTGACGCCCTGA
- a CDS encoding phosphonate ABC transporter ATP-binding protein, with translation MTDLVETSVGARFTEDGGRASAAAMPEPLLALRGVRKSYGRDLMVLKGIDVAIRPGEAVALIGANGSGKSTLLKSLIGLHDIDDGTITLFDQTFSTRPSGRQKRAIRRRVGFVFQAHSLVRRQSVLTNVIHGQFGLPGVWRAWHQAVASQDMRRQAAAALDAVGLLDKAFARADQLSGGQQQRVAIARALVRRPPLMIADEPAASLDPSAGHEVMRQLVDLSRTQGATLVFTSHDMEHAVSYAERIVALKDGRVFIDAPARDLSMREIEKVFQ, from the coding sequence GTGACTGATCTGGTCGAAACGAGTGTCGGAGCCCGGTTTACCGAGGACGGCGGCCGGGCTTCGGCTGCGGCGATGCCGGAGCCGCTGCTCGCCTTGCGCGGCGTGCGCAAGAGCTACGGTCGGGACCTGATGGTTCTGAAGGGGATCGACGTAGCGATCCGGCCCGGCGAGGCGGTCGCCCTGATCGGGGCGAACGGCTCGGGAAAGTCGACCCTCCTGAAGTCCCTGATCGGGCTGCACGACATCGACGACGGCACGATCACCCTGTTCGACCAGACCTTTTCGACGCGGCCGAGCGGCCGGCAGAAGCGGGCGATCCGGCGCCGCGTCGGCTTCGTCTTCCAGGCCCACAGCCTTGTCCGCCGGCAGTCGGTGCTGACCAACGTCATTCACGGACAGTTCGGTTTGCCGGGGGTCTGGCGCGCATGGCACCAGGCGGTCGCGTCGCAGGACATGCGCCGGCAGGCTGCCGCAGCACTCGACGCCGTCGGACTGCTGGACAAGGCCTTTGCGCGCGCCGACCAGCTGTCGGGCGGCCAGCAGCAGCGCGTGGCGATCGCCCGCGCCCTTGTCCGCCGCCCGCCGCTGATGATCGCGGACGAACCGGCAGCAAGCCTCGACCCGAGCGCAGGCCACGAGGTCATGCGCCAGCTCGTCGACCTCAGCCGGACGCAAGGGGCGACGCTGGTCTTCACGTCCCACGACATGGAGCATGCTGTCTCCTACGCCGAGCGCATCGTCGCGCTCAAGGACGGCAGGGTGTTCATCGATGCCCCGGCGCGGGACCTGTCGATGCGCGAGATCGAGAAGGTCTTTCAATGA
- the cobS gene encoding adenosylcobinamide-GDP ribazoletransferase has translation MADGHNREHSRERQQPGLIADTAACIRFFSRLPLPRLSSADDPAAMPDFTVSARAMPLAGALIGLPAALVLLLLSLTALPALAAAGLAVVILVALTGALHEDGLADVADGFFGGTSRERRLEIMKDSRTGAFGALALALATLLKVALLAALAERLGPSGAALTLVSAEAASRALALWQWSALPAARPDGLAARFGRPGRKAATQGLLLAALCLVPAALAMPAPHLSLAVVLAALAAHGVGRLAVAKIGGATGDVLGAVQQISGLAFLAGLAMLP, from the coding sequence ATGGCGGACGGGCACAACAGGGAGCACAGCCGCGAGCGACAGCAGCCCGGCCTGATCGCCGACACCGCCGCCTGCATCCGCTTCTTCTCGCGCCTGCCGCTGCCGCGCCTGTCGTCCGCCGACGACCCGGCGGCCATGCCAGATTTTACGGTTTCGGCCCGGGCGATGCCGCTCGCCGGGGCGCTGATCGGCCTGCCCGCCGCCCTCGTCCTGCTGCTGCTGTCGCTGACCGCCCTGCCGGCGCTCGCCGCCGCCGGGCTCGCGGTCGTCATCCTGGTCGCGCTGACCGGCGCCCTGCACGAGGACGGGCTCGCCGACGTCGCCGACGGCTTCTTCGGCGGCACCAGCCGGGAGCGCCGGCTGGAAATCATGAAGGACAGCCGCACCGGCGCCTTCGGCGCCCTCGCCCTCGCGCTCGCCACACTGCTCAAGGTTGCCCTGCTCGCAGCCCTCGCCGAGCGCCTCGGCCCATCCGGCGCGGCGCTCACGCTTGTCTCGGCGGAAGCGGCGAGCCGGGCGCTCGCCCTGTGGCAATGGTCTGCCCTGCCCGCGGCCCGGCCCGACGGACTCGCCGCCCGCTTCGGCCGGCCGGGACGGAAGGCAGCCACCCAGGGCCTGCTGCTCGCTGCCCTCTGCCTCGTGCCGGCGGCGCTGGCGATGCCGGCGCCCCATCTGTCGCTCGCCGTCGTCCTCGCCGCGCTCGCCGCCCATGGCGTCGGCAGGCTCGCCGTCGCCAAGATCGGCGGCGCGACCGGCGACGTACTCGGCGCCGTGCAGCAGATCTCCGGCCTTGCCTTTCTGGCCGGCCTCGCCATGCTGCCCTAG
- the phnE gene encoding phosphonate ABC transporter, permease protein PhnE, with amino-acid sequence MTDHAAGRPMPRVRSFSAVRFVLLVAVGALILASVTQVGPSPDRLVSGLPRMGNLILRMSPPNLDPDFLVRVFWKLIETFQIAIAGTFIGIVLSVPISWLAARGITPVPAIAFLFKMIVSLFRTVPDLVWALLFVSSVGLGAVAGTMTIIVDTIGFCGRFFAEAMEDAEKEPQQALEAIGASRFSILLAAVLPAALPSMINTGLFSLEKAVRSSVVLGLVGAGGIGQELKVAFDLFQYRNAATIIITIFIVVVVMEYATDRLRARL; translated from the coding sequence ATGACGGATCATGCCGCCGGCCGGCCGATGCCCCGCGTCCGCTCCTTCTCGGCCGTCCGATTCGTCCTCCTCGTCGCGGTCGGCGCCCTGATCCTTGCCTCCGTCACCCAGGTCGGGCCCTCGCCGGACCGGCTCGTCTCCGGGCTGCCGCGCATGGGCAACCTCATCCTGCGCATGTCGCCGCCGAACCTCGACCCGGACTTTCTCGTCAGGGTGTTCTGGAAGCTGATCGAGACGTTCCAGATCGCGATCGCCGGTACCTTCATCGGCATCGTGCTGTCCGTGCCGATCAGTTGGCTGGCGGCGCGCGGCATCACGCCGGTGCCGGCCATCGCCTTCCTCTTCAAGATGATCGTCTCCCTGTTCCGCACGGTGCCGGATCTGGTCTGGGCGCTGCTGTTCGTCTCGTCGGTCGGCCTGGGCGCCGTCGCGGGCACGATGACCATCATCGTCGACACGATCGGGTTCTGCGGGCGCTTCTTCGCCGAAGCGATGGAGGACGCCGAGAAGGAGCCGCAGCAGGCGCTGGAAGCCATCGGCGCGTCGCGCTTCTCCATCTTGCTGGCGGCCGTGCTGCCGGCGGCACTGCCGTCGATGATCAACACCGGACTGTTCTCTCTGGAGAAGGCGGTCCGTTCGTCGGTGGTGCTCGGGCTGGTCGGCGCCGGCGGCATCGGCCAGGAACTCAAGGTCGCCTTCGACCTGTTCCAGTACCGCAACGCGGCGACCATCATCATCACGATCTTCATCGTCGTGGTCGTGATGGAATACGCAACCGATCGTCTCCGGGCGCGCCTTTGA
- a CDS encoding sulfite exporter TauE/SafE family protein, translated as MDLTAVNGEMIGLALALLASGAVAGLLAGMFGIGGGAVLVPVLYQFLAVLGVDESVRMHVSVATSLGIIVPTSIRSFLAHKKRGAVDMELLKTWAIPVPAGVVVASLVAASVSGDGLKGIFAVIAAVVGLRMIFNRESWRLGDDIPGFPIRPLCGALIGFFSTLMGIGGGVMNNTFMTLYGRPIHQAVATSSGTGVLISVPGVIGMIWAGWGAAALPPFSAGYVNLLGVALIIPITTLTAPLGVRIAHALKRRTMEYAFGTFLLIVAARFLYSLYG; from the coding sequence ATGGATCTGACGGCAGTCAATGGTGAAATGATCGGCCTCGCCCTGGCGTTGCTCGCCTCCGGCGCGGTCGCCGGCCTGCTGGCCGGCATGTTCGGCATCGGCGGCGGCGCGGTGCTGGTGCCGGTGCTCTACCAGTTCCTCGCTGTGCTCGGCGTCGACGAGAGCGTGCGCATGCATGTCTCCGTGGCGACCTCGCTCGGCATCATCGTGCCGACCTCGATCCGCTCGTTCCTCGCCCACAAGAAGCGCGGCGCCGTCGACATGGAGCTGCTGAAGACCTGGGCGATCCCGGTGCCGGCCGGCGTCGTCGTCGCCTCGCTGGTCGCTGCCTCCGTCTCCGGCGACGGGCTGAAGGGCATCTTCGCGGTCATCGCCGCGGTCGTCGGCCTCAGGATGATCTTCAACCGCGAGTCCTGGCGGCTCGGCGACGACATCCCCGGCTTTCCGATCCGGCCGCTGTGCGGCGCGCTGATCGGCTTCTTCTCCACGCTGATGGGCATCGGCGGCGGAGTGATGAACAACACGTTCATGACGCTCTACGGCCGGCCGATCCATCAGGCGGTGGCGACCTCGTCCGGCACCGGCGTCCTGATCTCCGTGCCGGGGGTGATCGGCATGATCTGGGCCGGCTGGGGCGCAGCCGCGCTGCCGCCGTTCTCGGCAGGCTATGTCAACCTGCTGGGCGTCGCGCTGATCATTCCGATCACCACCCTGACTGCGCCGCTCGGGGTCAGGATCGCCCATGCGCTGAAGCGGCGGACGATGGAATACGCCTTCGGCACCTTCCTGCTGATCGTCGCCGCGCGCTTCCTCTACAGCCTCTACGGCTGA
- a CDS encoding ATP-binding protein, whose translation MSLTASIRTDDKTTINRERALRRREVARTVRTVRDRLGTRDGLRPDFDDELLVLFAKARISAAYPVPMFIVIVAAISFLWTDAALVVLWALFTISIHGLTVATCRRFERTPEEARTAARWRRQFTIGDALYGLCWAALFLLPVSRNATEGLEVFQFATMLIVIAMCTMQSSTLPRALLASTLPITLAIALAFLQQQAPIHYAMAAMAVGAQGFFLVLGNQLLNSAITMLAYRAEKDHLIAELEQANAVSDESRRRAEEANLAKSRFLATMSHELRTPLNAILGFSEIMKDEVLGPMANPTYRSYAADIHGSGQHLLNLINEILDLSRIEAGRYELNEEAVTLIDIVEDCRTMMQIRAKAKDITIRESHEDGLPRLWADERAIRQVILNLLSNAVKFTPSSGEVTIRIGAAPGGGQFVSIRDNGPGIPEDEIPIVLQAFGQGAIAIKSAEAGTGLGLSIVQALVAQHGGTFELKSRLREGTEAIVTLPSNRVLQAMPAFDAADQRSAPRKAGTRRKAS comes from the coding sequence ATGAGCCTGACCGCAAGCATCAGAACGGACGACAAGACGACGATCAATCGCGAACGCGCGCTCCGCCGCCGCGAGGTCGCGCGCACCGTCCGCACCGTGCGCGACCGTCTCGGCACGCGCGACGGCCTGCGTCCCGACTTCGACGACGAACTCCTTGTTCTGTTCGCCAAGGCACGCATCAGCGCCGCCTACCCCGTGCCGATGTTCATCGTCATCGTCGCTGCCATCTCCTTCCTGTGGACAGACGCTGCCCTGGTGGTGCTGTGGGCACTGTTCACGATCAGCATCCACGGCCTGACCGTGGCGACCTGCCGCCGCTTCGAGCGCACGCCCGAGGAGGCCCGCACTGCCGCGCGCTGGCGACGCCAGTTCACCATCGGCGACGCCCTCTATGGCCTGTGCTGGGCCGCCCTGTTCCTGCTGCCGGTGTCGCGCAACGCGACCGAGGGACTCGAGGTGTTCCAGTTCGCCACCATGCTCATCGTCATCGCGATGTGCACGATGCAATCGTCGACATTGCCGCGCGCGCTGCTGGCCAGCACGCTACCGATCACGCTGGCGATCGCGCTCGCCTTCCTGCAGCAGCAGGCGCCGATCCACTATGCCATGGCCGCGATGGCAGTCGGCGCACAGGGCTTCTTCCTGGTGCTCGGCAACCAGTTGCTCAATTCCGCCATCACCATGCTGGCCTACCGGGCCGAGAAGGACCACCTGATCGCCGAACTCGAACAGGCCAACGCCGTCTCGGACGAATCGCGCCGGCGCGCCGAGGAAGCCAACCTCGCCAAGTCGCGCTTCCTGGCAACCATGAGCCACGAACTGCGCACGCCGCTGAACGCCATCCTCGGCTTTTCCGAGATCATGAAGGACGAAGTGCTCGGGCCGATGGCCAACCCGACCTACCGGAGCTACGCCGCCGACATCCACGGCTCCGGCCAGCACCTGCTGAACCTGATCAACGAGATCCTCGACCTGTCCCGCATCGAGGCCGGGCGCTACGAACTCAACGAGGAAGCGGTCACCCTCATCGACATCGTCGAGGATTGCCGCACGATGATGCAGATCCGCGCCAAGGCCAAGGACATCACCATCCGCGAATCCCACGAGGACGGTCTGCCGCGGCTTTGGGCCGACGAGCGCGCCATCCGGCAGGTGATCCTCAACCTGCTGTCCAATGCAGTCAAGTTCACGCCGTCGAGCGGCGAGGTGACCATCCGCATCGGCGCCGCGCCCGGCGGCGGCCAGTTCGTCTCCATCCGTGACAACGGCCCGGGCATACCGGAGGACGAGATCCCGATCGTGCTGCAGGCCTTCGGCCAGGGGGCGATCGCGATCAAGAGCGCGGAAGCCGGTACCGGCCTCGGCCTGTCCATCGTGCAGGCACTGGTCGCCCAGCACGGCGGCACGTTCGAACTCAAGTCTCGGCTGCGCGAGGGAACCGAGGCGATCGTCACGCTGCCGAGCAACCGCGTGCTGCAGGCCATGCCGGCGTTCGACGCGGCCGACCAAAGGTCTGCCCCGCGCAAGGCCGGAACGCGACGCAAGGCGTCCTGA
- a CDS encoding DUF1289 domain-containing protein: METPCIDVCIIDPLTGLCRGCRRTLDEIADWSRLTPAERHKIMAELPQRTLPAGEP; encoded by the coding sequence ATGGAAACGCCCTGCATCGACGTCTGCATCATCGATCCTCTGACCGGCCTGTGCCGGGGCTGCCGGCGCACACTCGACGAGATCGCCGACTGGTCGCGGCTGACGCCGGCAGAACGGCACAAGATCATGGCCGAGTTGCCGCAACGCACCCTCCCCGCCGGGGAGCCTTGA